A single genomic interval of Synechococcales cyanobacterium CNB harbors:
- a CDS encoding site-specific DNA-methyltransferase: MLTPETKPKREYSPRPNARRKPPVEVQADRGHTPSVPLVPEDLYGRVTTGDALHLLRRLPDRCADLVILDPPYWKVVGETWDYKWRTEEDYRAWCREWFAEVARVCKRSASLYLFGYVRNLVYLFHDIVSLGFEFRQELIVDKGIKCIAGRKTSTYKQFPNTTETIFFFVYDAKPAIRQVLLARAKELGLSAKEINSRLGVKSNGGGVWSLYTGENILAQVPTPEMWERLESVLDFKAPDDLKGFVFQPQMGLTNVWQDIDFYAEDRIHRTQKPVRLIERLALASSTPGQVILDPFAGSGTSAVVAKMLGRKCIAFEIDPEMAERANKRLAGGVAKQNDLFGK, encoded by the coding sequence ATGCTGACCCCGGAAACAAAGCCGAAGAGAGAGTACAGCCCTCGCCCCAACGCCCGCCGGAAGCCTCCGGTAGAGGTTCAGGCCGACCGCGGCCATACGCCGAGCGTGCCGCTCGTACCCGAAGACCTTTACGGCCGGGTTACGACGGGCGACGCCCTACACCTCCTCCGGCGGTTACCCGACCGCTGCGCGGACCTCGTCATCCTCGACCCTCCGTACTGGAAGGTCGTCGGCGAGACGTGGGACTACAAGTGGCGGACGGAAGAGGACTACCGCGCGTGGTGCCGCGAGTGGTTCGCGGAGGTTGCCCGAGTGTGCAAGCGATCCGCGTCGCTGTACCTCTTTGGCTATGTGCGGAACCTCGTGTACCTGTTCCACGACATCGTCTCGCTGGGTTTCGAGTTCCGGCAGGAGCTCATCGTGGACAAGGGCATCAAGTGCATCGCCGGGCGAAAGACGAGCACGTACAAGCAGTTCCCGAATACGACCGAGACAATCTTCTTCTTCGTCTACGACGCCAAGCCCGCCATCCGGCAGGTGCTTCTCGCCCGCGCGAAGGAGCTCGGCCTGTCCGCGAAGGAGATCAACTCGCGCCTCGGCGTCAAGAGCAATGGCGGCGGCGTCTGGTCGCTTTACACGGGCGAGAACATCCTCGCCCAGGTGCCGACGCCGGAGATGTGGGAGCGGCTGGAGTCGGTGCTCGACTTCAAGGCCCCCGACGACCTCAAGGGGTTCGTCTTCCAGCCGCAGATGGGCCTGACGAACGTCTGGCAGGATATCGACTTCTACGCGGAGGACCGGATACACAGGACGCAGAAGCCAGTTCGGCTCATCGAGCGGCTGGCGCTCGCGAGCAGCACGCCCGGGCAGGTGATTCTGGACCCGTTCGCGGGCTCCGGAACGTCAGCGGTCGTCGCCAAGATGCTCGGCCGAAAGTGCATCGCATTCGAGATAGACCCTGAAATGGCAGAGCGGGCCAACAAACGTCTCGCGGGTGGCGTTGCCAAACAGAACGACTTGTTCGGCAAGTGA